From the genome of Pseudophryne corroboree isolate aPseCor3 chromosome 9, aPseCor3.hap2, whole genome shotgun sequence:
ggacggttcagtaagacccgttttaaacctcaagtcactgaacccgtatttgcggaggttcaaattcaaggtggagtctctgagagcggggatctcaggtctggaggaaggggaattcttggtgtctctggatatcaaggatgcgtaccttcatatcccaatttggccgcctcatcaggcttatctaaggtttgcattacaggactgtcactaccagttccaggcccttccatttggcctctccacagcaccgagggtgttcactaagataatggcagagatgatatttctcctcagcaaacagggagtgaacataatcccgtacctggacgatttgctgataaaagcaccatccagggagcagttgttggacaacattgccctctcaactcgactactccaggatcacaggtagattctgaacctaccaaaatctcacctggaaccaacatggaggcacagaaggtattccttccattggaaaaggcattggtaatcaagTAGATGGTGCTGGATgtactaaaaccaacccggatattggtgcatctatgcattcgtagtgttccttctaggatggggcagggggctggagTTCGGGGGCACATTGGCGCGCGTGGCCATGCAAattattttagtgggcggtgcggcccacagacgctactatagagggcgcctgtggccgtcgacgtcacttttggggggcgtgcccagcacctccgtcggtgctgggcttcccccagctctctcccaatgcatgaatggatgccatgcgcacggcatctttacacgctgggagggcaggaagcggacggCTGTTCTAAAAaatgggcagggcgcagcgccctgctaaaacagcctagagtgaacactacattcgccttctgggaaagatggtagctgcttacaaggcgctgcagtacggaaggtttcacgcaaggcccttccagctggatctgttggagaaatggtccggatcgcatctccacatgcaccagaggatacgtctgtcgccaagagccaggatttctcttctgtggtggcttcagacttctcacctgacagagggccgaaggttcgggattcaaaattggattctgctaaccacagacgcaagcttcagaggttggggagcagtcacccagggggaacacttccaagTAAAATGgttgtcaggaagccattcttccaatcaacattctggaacgaagggccatatacaacgcccttctacaggcatcacatcttcttcaagatcaggccatccaggttcagtcggacaatgactgcggtagcgtacataaaccgacagggcggaatgaagagcagagctgcaatatcagaggtaacaaggattctcctctgggcagaaacacacgctgtggcgttgtccgcagTCCTCATTAGTAGatgacttggaagcagacttcctcagcagacacgacctccacccaggagagtggggccttcacccggaagtgttcgggtgcttgacacgtcgatggggaattCCACagttcgacatgatggcctctcatctcaacaagaagctcaggcggtattgttccaggtcgagagacccacaggcagtggtggtggaagcTCTGGTGActtcatgggtctatcagatggtgtatgtgtttccaccacttccattgatcccaagaattctcaaaagaataaaaagggaaaaggttctggGGTGGCAGGAAGCCCAGGTTCAAACATTGCTACTTATTCTATAGGAAGGCCCAGGGGGGCCAACAGTTGCCCATGGTTTCAACATATTATCAGGCCACGATTTTGAATAGGATCCTAGACTGGTGCCAGCTCTAAGCAGTGGGTTGGCTTGGAGAGACGGTCCTCGGGTCTACAATTACAGGCAGTTCCCTGGCTTAGTACCATTGGCCGCTCCTCACATTTGACGGTTGGACCCACTTTGGCTCTATGGAGAACCCTACGCTATAAATTGGGTCTCTCCGTCAAATTCCCTGCTTCTCCCGCTTCTTGACAACCCTGGTGCCAGCTCTAAGCAGTGGGTTGGCTAGGAGAGACGGTCCTCGGGTCTACAATTACAGGCAGTTCCCTGGCTTAGTACCATTGGCCGCTCCTCACATTTGACGGTTGGACCCACTTTGGCTCTATGGAGAACCCTACGCTATAAATTGGGTGTCTCCGTCAAATTCCCTGCTTCTCCCGCTtcttgacaacccactgtttggGCCGGGTATTAGAGGAGGTGCGGCCACCAGATGGAAACGGGCAGGCTTGACTAGGGTATCACATTTGCTCTCCGGGGGAAAGGTTAAATATTTTGATGAACTCAGGGAGGGCACTGATATCCCcgcgactgacttctggttctatctccaGACTCGTCATTTTACGGTGTCACACAGCGCTGCTCCCAGAGTCAGTCTGGCGCACGGGACCGGAGTCGGCAGCAACCGAAGCACAGAACGACCGGAAGTGCAGTGAGCGCACGGAGCAGGTCTCGGCAGCAAGGGTCCCAGCCGGAGGCCTCACCAGTCATAGATCAGTGGTGAATTTGCCTCCACGGTCCAACCACAGGCACCGGAGGGCACAGTCAGTTCTCCCACAGCTGCACACTGTATATTGAAGTAATAAGCACCAGGGAACAGAATTATTAACAGGATTTGTGCAGGGAGCTACAGCAACAAGCTGCTACTCCATGCCGTGCCAAGCCCGGCAGAATTCAAATCTTATTGCACCctctatctcccgtctaaagtgactagagatagaggggcgatattcaaatggctCCCGTTATTGCATTGATCGCGCCCATTACAGTCTagtttaggcgcgcaaagcactTAAACCCAACTAAAGTAATAGGTGTGATCGTGAAAAGAACTGTTTATgtacccaaatgggtctctttacgcgcattttagctcgctacccccggTGGTAGCGAGCTTGGAGGGGTGGggcatttgaatccggccctaagAATTGAATTCCGGTCATTGTGCCCCACATGGAAGAaaaaacccagcactgcacatctgaGCTGGTCCAACATGTCCCTTGTACCCGGcagcctagtgtgtgtgtgtgtgtgtgtgtgtgtgtgtgtgtgtgagactaggTGCAAAGGGAGTGGCGGGCACTGGTGGGGATTcgatctctaggtcgaccactattggtcgacagggtttctaggtcgacgggtcaaaaggtcgacatgagtttttcacaattttttatttatttaaccttttcatacttaacgatccatgtggactacaattgggaacggtaacctgtgccgagcacagcagcagtggagcgaggcaccttgctctgctcgccatgcgaggggacacggtgcactaattggggttcccggtcactctacgaagaaaactacaccaaaaaaaacataaaactcatgtcgaccttttgacctgtcgacctagaccctggcgacctaaagaccctgtcaacctagttactgtcgaccaatagtggtcgacctagtcattatctaccttccataccacacccacactGGAGGCATCCCGGGACCCATAGAAGCTACACCTcttgcacccacggtagttacgccactgctggcactatataaataaatgattatACAGGTACTTCAGATCTGTGTACAATATTTCTAAATTAGAACGTTTATTTTTATAATGGACAACTGTACCTTCTTTTGGTACCAACTTGTTCGTTTTGATGCAAGGATCAAAAATGTCACATGCAAATTCAGTTTTCCAGTGTCTGAAATAATCACAATTTAAGTCCTACCTGTGACTCTTTATATACTACAATACACATAATGAGATGCTGTTACAGAATGAGAGGCATTATacagcagtagttcccaaacttggtcctctctGTACCCAagaagtccagattttaaggaagccatgcttagtacctcagtcaatttttattatattatttgtgCACAAGCATTGGTATCCTTAAGACCTAGTCGGTCCTTAACGATTTTATGAAAATTGCATGATTTTGATGCATCAGAATGACAAATCATTTGAAATTGTGCAAATTGTGCTGGTTTCATGAACATTAACGATCCGATGTGCGGTCCCATGGGCCGTTTGTCGTTTCTTCAGATCTTACATGCTGCGCGGAAGTTCTGAAGCTATCGTCAACGActgcatgctcctggatgtggccactcctcagatctttaGGAAGATCTTAAAGATCTATCgtatgtgtatgcactatatttTGAGTCTGGAGctgccagggagttcaagggaaatagttgGCGACATTGCTCATTTGCGAGTCGTTCTAATGTATGGTCAGCATTAGGGTTCCTTGAGTAGCAAGTTTGGGTAAACTTGATATATAGCTCTTCAATTGTACCCTTAATGCACTGCACTTAGTTGTGAATTGCTGGTTACCGCGCCGTAAACTGGGTGTTCAGTCGTAGTAaccagcattctccgacttaagtgcctgtCACGGTGCTGTTTACGCCACGCTAAAAGCAGAAAACAGCATCATGGAACTAGTTTGGTCTGATATCTGGTCGCGCCTCTGGACGGGTGCAAGCTGGAACAGCGTggtcaattgaatagctccggggacCTTCTTTCAGGTGCTATTCATATCACTCTGAATTGAATCAAGCCCATTTAGTGTAGCACTGTTTTAAAATTAAAAGGAACTGTTGTCAAAGCTTGATCTCCCTCTCTACATTCAGTGGGCGGAATTTAATTATCACACCTTATCTCACAACTAAAGTAACAGGAGATTGCAAGGCGATatgcaattttatttatttatcgtGCCCAGAGGTCTGGTTTAGtggcataaagcagctaaacctgacctaAGTAACGGGCACTAAGTAAAAAGGTCTTGTTTGGgtacccaaatgggtcacttttaggtcatttcagctcgccacctcagggggtagcgagctgaaatgccggCAGCTTATCACGCCCAAATAGAAAAACATCTACTGGTTGGCGGCACCCAAAACCATTTAATTCCTCCCAGTATCCCAGTTTTCATTCATGCACAAAAGAAGAAAATAATTGGAATTTTGCATTTCTCCAGTCCCTGGTAATGAATACCTCCCAATTGTTTTTGTGGACTGTCCCACCTTCGGGTCTTTGCCATGTGCAAGGGGTTCCTATTATGCCCTCCTATATGTTGGGATGTATAGTAATGCTGTACGTAGGAAGCCATACATTTACCGTGTCAATATACGAGactatttattttatttgtaatgGGTATGTTGTGTTTAGTCAATGATGTGGTTGGCATGCTTTGAGAGCGCGCTCTGCTTATTGTGTATATAGATTAATTGTGGCAATTGTCAGgaaatcatattttttttttagtgattCAGGTATTAAATATGCACTACAACCTACAGAAAATATTTTTGCTAATGTGGGGGGCATGGGTTGGAGGCTAAATCTAATTGCAACCTTCAGGAGGCTGTAACTGGCAGGACATAGTACTACACGTAGGCACCAGTCCAAATAGTGTAAATGCTAGCATGATGTTCATGTTGTATGTCTCACGGTTTCATAGAGGTTGGTTCacgttgtttgggggggggggggggggctcatcagagcaattcaattgtgaaTAGCAGTTAGTGCCATCTAAAGTCCTCGTTAGCGGGTCTAAACTCCCGTTTGGACACCTAAACAATAGCTTTTTCACATATTATTTCTTGCTGCCTCAGGAGGCAGCATTAAGAAATTTGCCTCCAgctcaaatggagcaacaattacaTTTCTCTATTTTGTGCCCCCTGCTGGTAGCCACATGAGGGGAAACAATTTAAATTGCCCCCAAAGTGGTCGATTCAATTCGATGACCGTTTAATAGCACAGGGAATtggttcccggcgctattcaatacagcgcagtggtaagtcTGAGAATGACCATTCTCCCTAAACAGGGTGGTTTGttggggagaacgggcattctccaacttaagtgccCAGCGCGACACTGTTTCCGCTGTGCTAAGGACAGAAATCAGCATTGCGCCGTCACTTTTGTCTGATTTCTGCTCGCATCCCCCTCGCATCCTGCAATCCTGTCGCTGTCACAgggtgctgtattgaatagccccgggagctaattgctggcgctattcaactgttatcTAATTGAATAGTGCTCATAGTGCAGGgatgggaacctgcggccctccagctcttgttgaactacacatcccaccatgccctgctacagtttcagcatggccaaatagcaaaactgtagcagggcatgctggtatgtgtagttgagcaacagctggagggccaatgtTTCCGCAGCCctgccatatataaaaaaaaattatttcctgTGGAGATTTTGGTACATCTTGCAATATTACTGTGAGCTGGAGAGTTTTATTGATGTTCAATAGAGAATctattagtgttcactgtaggatttcTTCAGACCGTTTATTAAAAATCAATTCATTAAAAAGCAGTGTTCTGTGCAATAATTATTATGCCACATAAATTCATAAAAAGGAAAGGTTTTACCCTAAATACTGGGTCAGGACATATAACGTGATACAATACGTGGGATCCGTTCCAAATAATGCCCTTGGGTGGTGTGAAAGTCCAGTAAAGGTCCAGTTTAAAGAGTCTCTTTTGTGTAGGGTGAGAGAGTCCGTTATTATTTCCATACACCGCTAGAGGATTGGAAAGCGTGTCCCATATAGGTTAGTACCTCATGCAATGCAGTGATTAGAtggtacctttgaaaaagctgcaagctctATGCAGCAAAACGCGTCAGTCACTACCCATTGGAACAGGACAACTTCTACTTGGAGCCGAACCAGCCCTCACAATCTACCAGTTATCCAGAGGAGTCACAGAGAGGCACCATCTAATCACAGCCGCTAAGGGGACAAATCAGCGTTGCGCCGgctcttttgtcggatttctgcacgCACACCCTTcgggggtgcaagaagaaatcctgtAGTTGGGTATCGCAGGGCGCTGTATTGAATTGAATCCTGTCCGTAGACTGTTAGGGATCGATTCAGTTTGCCGactgttgaatagcgccgggaatgagCTCCTGTCGCTTTTCAATtctgctcatgttaagtcggcgaatgcccgttttcCCGAACTTAATAGGTTGATTTGTTGGGATAACgagcattctctgacttaactgcCCGGCGCGATGCTCATTCCCGACAAAATCGGCCGcgcgccagcacttttgtcggatttctgctcgcacccctgggGGCAAGAGAAGAATTCCGGACAATTGTCACATggcactgtattgaatagcgctgggagctaattccaggagctattcaactgtcggcaaattgaccccttagggctaaaacacacccaCCGGCATTTGCCGGctgggaaaaagccggatggctttttcccgtgccggcattgtaatgaacagtgtgaagctacaggtcctttcacactgcacggccacggcccagctgccgggttgcagccggaactatccactggaagggctggcgtcgggccgtctttgcagccagtaaaccgtgtgcgtgaaggggagctttcacacactacggttttttctcaagccatgtctaatgctgcgcatgcgcacagcattacacacggctcaaagccgtcctgtgtgcgagactctgccggtttctcccggatggcaaaaagccggacaaagtttgtccggctttttgccatccgggagaaaccggccagtgtgttacagcccgtaGCCCTTAGTTTATTGtaagggtggttaggctgtggattGCTTTACCAAATAAGCTGATTAGGACAAAGAAGGATACACACGCTCCGCTGTAAGCAActcagcatattgctgggttggtgacgtggcGGTGTTGGTGCTTGGAGAgcagaataccgggtcactcgacctttTTTTtatccctggcacctttcagaccgcacgggTTATgagcgttcatgtgccaataaccagtgttcatagctggcggtctgaaaaaGGTAGAGCAGTGTGTatctcataccccttttacaccgcagcaataacccaggtttattgccaggcagggccggttctttcccttgtggcgccccgggcaaaataggggcgtggcttcatatgggggcgtggtccgttacgcccccatttgtgcccctgtagcgcagctggaagaaaaattaaaaataaaataaaagtatagttacaatccccgctcctgattccagacctcctcctccgccgctcttctccagtcctctgatctatgggagagacgtcattacgtctctcccatagcacagcatagacactagaggtcaattatgacccctagtgtctgtgccactatgctgtgcgcgatgacgtcaccgcgcacagcacaggtcctctccatgaagggaaactagacgcgtagcgtctgttcccttcaaagcggggggggcacagtggcggatcttgccatagtgcggcgccccgggcaaaagtactgcttgcccgtggcaagatccgccactgttgcCAGGTTAAACAAAAAAGAGAgaccaatatcacaagagagcgcttccATTAAAATACATGTCACATACATTTTATTCATGTGCGCCTAATTTAACAATTACTATAGTTATCTAATTGTTATttgggtatgtgtatatatatatatatatatgtatgtgtgtgtgtgtgtgtatatatatatatatatatatatatatatatatatatatatatatatatatatatatatatatatataatatctctgtatctatctctatctatctcttatTGCCAGGTTAACCTGGGTTgcagcttggtgtgaaagggttaacctGGGTCCAATGACCCAGGAATCCAACCTGGATAGCTTGCTGGGTTGGTCCAGGGAAAGATCCAGGTTCCATGTGACcaaggttcccattcacagcatctaAAGAGCCGCATTCCTGGTGCAAAGAGAGGTCCTCTAAGTGCCGGTACTGCACCCCGTGATAACGGTCTGACCCATattggaaccatgttccaaatcctgggttagACCCAGGACTTTGATGTGAAAGGGGTGTTATTACAACCCAGAATAAAGCaaagtaaagaattgacagatacttGTGTGGGGAGGAAGGGTGTGAATatgtttgtgtggggtgtgtttttaattttgtttttttgttttagtttGTAGATAGCTGTAAAACGTTCCCACAAAATTACTGACGTTATGAAAATGAAATTCAGTTgtttgtatttttttcttttttttttttttctctcatattaaaaaatctaaaaatatgcctctgtgtactgtaaaaattacTTCAGAAGGCGGGTTatgtgtcattgtttttttttggggggtttttttttttggttttttttttttttaatcgttaCAATAAATGTTCCCATCACTTTTTAAGTGTTAATTTTCTCACTTAACTTATTAGCTATAAggccacttttttatttttttttaatctatggGCCCCTATAGAAGTAATTCAAATCATTGTGAAGTCTGGCTGCGTGCATTACAGCTTTTTCACGGTACGAAATGCTAGTGGACAATTGAGCAAATAGACATTTGCAGAGATTTGACTCGCACTTTAACTGGTACTATTTATTACAACTGGTTGGCAGCTTctagtttaaaataaataaataaattggagaAACAAGTTATTAGATTTACCTGAATGCATTTTtggaaatgtgtttaaaaaaaaaaaaacactgggtgtgttgcatttatttatttaattttgtgTTTACACATGACAGGGTCAGCTTTACCATTTTGTGATTGTACATTTTTAATCTTGTCAATTAAATGCTATTACAGAACATGCCCTCCTGACAGTTTTTACATAAATTATAAGATTGGATATATTTATCTTCCATATGTGCAAGACCTAGTCAAAGCAAATTTAACCTTAGGGCATAtctaaaaacacaaaaacaaataagGAACATAATCATGTGTTGCGTTTGTCTGACTTGCTCCAAACCAAAACATCTCTTCTCCATTCGTTAGATCAgtgggttgtttttgttttttacgctAATCCTCAAGTACCACCTGCAGGTCATGTTTTTAGGACTTATCTGTGGAAACAGATTGTATAATTATTGTCCCAAAATGGgtgaactcacctgtgcatgattacagaaatccagaaaacctgaccAGAGTATTGAAGTTGCTCTAGATTATTTTATTACTTTGTAACATTTGTGCAAAGGTGGCTTTTGAATGACTCGGGTGAGCTCAAATTGtactttatcacatagcttcacaaTAACTGTCTCTTGGGATTTTTTTAGGGGTGTGTAAGGGTCACAGTACATATTGTCATTATACTTTTTCATTGGATGAAAAGTACTTTTCATGTACTCTAGTGTCTGCATAAGGGAGTTTATTTTATAGTGGTTTATTTGAATTGATAAAAATCTAAAATATATGAAGGATTATACTTTCTAAATCAGTTGATTTATGATGAAGTAACCCAGAGGATATAAATTTTGCTATTTCTGTAACTTGTTTTTCTGCATTTTCCTACAGAGAATATGCATCTGGAGATCAAGGTCGCTCTGAATTTTATTATTTCATACCTGTACAATAAGCTTCCAAGGCGAAGAGCAGACCTGTTTGGAGAAGAGTTAGAGAGGCTCTTAAAAGGCAAATATGAAGGTCACTGGTACCCAGAAAAACCACTGAAGGGCTCCGGCTATCGTTGTGTTCACATTGGGGAGACTGTTGATCCGGTGGTAGAGCAGGCAGCATGCAGGAGTGGGCTCAACATAGAAGATGTAAGAGCAAATGTACCTGAAGAGCTGAGTGTGTGGATTGATCCATTTGAAGTCTCTTACCAAATTGGGGAGAAGGGAACAGTAAAAGTTTTGTACCTGGAAGATGTTGAGAGCAGCACAGAGCTGGACAAGGAGATCAAGAGTAGTTTCAATCCTGAGGCACAAGCATTCATCCCAATCACGACTCAAGAGACCTCCCTGTCTAACTCCCCATCTCCATCCTTTGGCCAGTCTCCAAGCCCCACTTTCATCCCTCGTGCCACCCAGCCCATTACCTTCACTACTGCCACATTTGCAGCCACCAAATTTGGCTCAACCAAGATGAAGAAAGGTGGACAGCGCATGGCAAGATCGCCCACAAATAACCTGGTGAAGCACAAGGGTCTCTCTCTGTCCATGCATTCACTGAACTTCAGCCCTGCCCAGGGAGCTCCATCCCAGCTTTCTCCAAATGCCAAGGAGTTTGTCTTCAGTGGACCACCAGGGCTCTTTTTTGATGGCGATAGCCAGAACCTTCCAAGCCCTGGCCAATTTGCCTCTCCCTTCAACACTGGGAGCAGCCTATTCAATGAGAAATCCCCTTTTGTTGATGGATTAAACTTCAGCCTTCCCTACCCAAGCCAACCTTTCCAGCCTGTGGTCCTGGCTAATTGAGGTTATTGAATTTTTTTcctcatggtttttttttttttttttttaagacccaGAATAAAAATCAAACAGAAAATGTGTTTTGATTTTATTTAATGCAAGTGAGAATATTATTTGGAGACAGAGTATTTGGGTTGCATTGCTACTGGACACTTGTGAAGTTCTTACCTTTTTACAAAAAGATGAATATATATGTGAAATCAAGAtatgtagattattattattattattatttttttcatgggattcattggaatatatatatatatatatttttattttattattttgggGCTTTATTTTTCCCCTCAAGCCCAAAGGAGGAATGGAAATGTTCTTGGTTTCTATTGGTCGGTATGGGCATATCAGAAgagctgtggcaggattgccacactaACAAAGTGACTGGTACATTTAGCAACTTGGTACACTCTTACATCCTTTACAACATCATCCTCTGCCAGCCTGGAAGAACAACTTGCCTCAAATTTTGAaaactatcatatatatatatatatatatatatatatatatatatatatatatatatatatataatattgtatgtaTGTCTCCTTTCTGTTGCTGCAATTCTTTATTGGCATTCTGATCAATAATATCTGCTCCTTTACTCCTCTAGCACTTCATGTTTCTTAATTTATGTATAATATAAattgacataattttttttttttttataaaccgtccccctcctccccccaatcTTTCATTGGTGCATATCGGCCATGCATGTAAACTTCAATCCGGAGAAGAGATTGCATTTTCAAGgaatttttattttatcttttaatGCAGGACTCATTCATTATACACTATACCATGCAAGTACTTCTGTCAGTCCTGTATAACCTGCACTGCCTCCAATCTATATGCATATGGTGATTAGTCTATGACAAGCTTAGCAACTTTGTGCTATTACACCACAAACCCCAGAATTCCCTGCCaccattttttttataaaatcacaaagTCAACACCTTTTTATATACCTCTATTTCAGTTgagttattatttttttaaacgtcTCTAGTTTCTAATCAACCTTTAGTGGAACTGTCACTAAATAAATGTGTTCTCCGCTTAAAATCAATCCCTACTCCCGCTTTCTGTAAGCAGAAGGCTGGTTTTTGCTGTGGAATATTTTTTCCCCATGACCCTGCAATGTTgctgctgggtggggggggggaaaccAACCCCGGAGGTTGCAAGCTGAAACTAGCGAAAATAGGCAGTTTGGGCACCCAAGCAGCACTTTTTGCAATGCGACTAGCACTCTGGTCAGGTTTAGCTGTTTTATGCTGCTAAACCAGGTGTGCGTGTGACAAGTGCAAAGAAAAATTTCAATTGCACCCCATGATTTCCCGTAATATTAGACAGGAGATTGTGAGCACAGCTGGCACAATAAAGAATTGACTTCTCACTTATAAGCCCCACCTGGCTACTTGCTCTCTGA
Proteins encoded in this window:
- the TOB2 gene encoding protein Tob2, with the protein product MHLEIKVALNFIISYLYNKLPRRRADLFGEELERLLKGKYEGHWYPEKPLKGSGYRCVHIGETVDPVVEQAACRSGLNIEDVRANVPEELSVWIDPFEVSYQIGEKGTVKVLYLEDVESSTELDKEIKSSFNPEAQAFIPITTQETSLSNSPSPSFGQSPSPTFIPRATQPITFTTATFAATKFGSTKMKKGGQRMARSPTNNLVKHKGLSLSMHSLNFSPAQGAPSQLSPNAKEFVFSGPPGLFFDGDSQNLPSPGQFASPFNTGSSLFNEKSPFVDGLNFSLPYPSQPFQPVVLAN